From a single Miscanthus floridulus cultivar M001 chromosome 8, ASM1932011v1, whole genome shotgun sequence genomic region:
- the LOC136469743 gene encoding uncharacterized protein — MDGASNKLASSSRLTDPVLLLANDAQVPALTDSATVTEAAAALPEEISHALAELRGAGGLSPRSKRLLAAALELSPAATAAARRLRMRRAGFWGKGARGATLVAVAAADVALAAYLYARRANEWYGHAPLPPT; from the exons ATGGACGGCGCCTCT AACAAGCTAGCTTCCTCATCCCGTTTGACAGATCCTGTTCTGCTGCTTGCTAATGATGCACAGGTGCCCGCGCTCACGGACTCGGCCACCGTCACCGAGGCCGCCGCGGCGCTCCCGGAGGAGATCAGCCACGCGCTGGCCGAGCTGCGCGGCGCCGGCGGGCTCAGCCCGCGGTCGAAGCGCCTTCTGGCCGCGGCCTTGGAGCTGTCTCCcgctgccaccgccgctgcccGGCGCCTGCGGATGCGCCGCGCCGGCTTCTGGGGCAAAGGTGCGCGTGGGGCGACGCtcgtcgccgtggccgccgccgacgtCGCGCTCGCCGCCTACCTCTACGCGCGCCGCGCCAACGAGTGGTACGGCCACGCCCCGCTGCCCCCCACCTGA
- the LOC136477187 gene encoding probable ubiquitin receptor RAD23 isoform X2: protein MAYSIRENPAWSLLYMADQAQSKEIAPDSAPDPTATSGPAPTAAAIAPDPTATSDPASTVASIGNLEATVQSILEMGGGAWDQGTVVRALQAAYNNLERTVEYLYSGVSEQVEFPAALAAPPASGQLVDPVQAPQSAQPAIPSSVPNANTLDPFPQVLSLPSSSSHCFKLMSNSIHRPFKCFFK from the exons ATGGCTTACTCCATTCGAGAGAACCCGGCATGGTCTCTGCTCTACATGGCTGACCAGGCTCAATCCAAAGAAAT TGCTCCTGATAGTGCACCTGACCCAACTGCAACATCTGGTCCGGCTCCTACTGCTGCTGCAAT TGCACCTGACCCAACTGCAACATCTGATCCAGCCTCTACTGTTGCTTCAAT TGGTAATCTAGAAGCAACGGTTCAATCAATTCTTGAAATGGGTGGAGGTGCATGGGATCAGGGCACCGTTGTGCGGGCTCTACAAGCTGCATACAACAACCTGGAGCGGACTGTTGAATATTTATATTCT GGGGTTTCTGAGCAGGTAGAGTTCCCTGCTGCTCTTGCAGCCCCTCCTGCAAGCGGCCAACTAGTTGATCCAGTTCAGGCTCCACAATCAGCACAACCTGCAATTCCATCATCTGTACCTAATGCTAATACCCTGGACCCGTTTCCTCAAGttctctccctcccttcctcatCCTCTCATTGTTTCAAACTCATGTCCAATTCTATCCACAGGCCTTTCAAATGCTTCTTTAAATGA